A stretch of the Nicotiana tabacum cultivar K326 chromosome 6, ASM71507v2, whole genome shotgun sequence genome encodes the following:
- the LOC107777685 gene encoding uncharacterized protein LOC107777685 isoform X1, producing MAVSDIKQVLEFLKNYGFSESESALMEDIMEKSELGSFDYERFLFPMIPPPPPLKIPSARRLDDLISANINHSNSVSSDEEFVSLASSTTGFCSSEFTNPYGIRTTTALSSQASSDRLSQFGTARDYPDFDMQNDLFWYREKDEDFPMPPYFGSSDGLAGPSEDKFVMTEVSEKQDATSPNWDCKSEGWPIATVHDGQDVGLDDYYDLDKRKKLEGRGGKGEFSCSSPLCACCKGPKGIYGGDPDDTNINLTDTNYLEYEPTSERKTEDRNNYSIKTSCNDDLVGDLKGTPDFQPKAIDKDYYSYIHGDYKPKEDKLEDGEGIEPDAAADEGGGATSDEFLMFEGEDVFEVFNLRIIHRKNRTGFEESKDLPIVLNSIIAGRYYVTEYLGSAAFSKVIQAHDMHTGVDVCLKIIKNDKDFFDQSLDEIKLLKFVNKNDPCDEHHILRLYDYFYHQEHLFIVCELLRANLYEFQKYNRESDLEPYFTMSRLQTITRQCLEALVFLHNLGIIHCDLKPENILIKSYRRCEIKVIDLGSSCFQSDPLSLYVQSRSYRAPEVILGLSYDAKIDLWSLGCILGELCSGEVLFPNEAIVMLLARMIGMLGPIDVDMLQRGQETHKYFTKDYDLYHIHEDTDLLEYIIPEETSLEHQLPVSDPLFLDFVRKLLEINPQSRPTAKEAIGHPWLSHRYE from the exons ATGGCTGTTTCTGACATTAAACAAGTATTGGAGTTCTTGAAAAATTATGGGTTTTCAGAATCAGAATCAGCTCTTATGGAGGATATTATGGAGAAATCTGAATTGGGTTCATTCGATTATGAAAGATTCTTGTTTCCTATGATTCCGCCGCCACCTCCTCTTAAGATTCCTTCTGCTCGGCGTCTTGATGACTTAATTTCTGCTAACATTAATCACTCGAACTCTGTTTCTTCTGATGAGGAATTTGTCAGCTTGGCTTCTTCTACTACTGGTTTTTGCTCCTCTG AATTTACAAATCCATATGGAATTCGTACTACAACCGCTCTCAGTTCTCAAGCATCATCGGATAGATTATCTCAGTTTGGTACTGCAAGAGATTACCCTGATTTTGATATGCAAAATGACCTGTTCTGGTACCGGGAGAAAGATGAAGATTTTCCCATGCCACCTTACTTCGGAAGCTCGGATGGTCTCGCGGGCCCTAGTGAGGACAAGTTTGTGATGACTGAAGTGTCCGAGAAACAGGACGCCACAAGTCCCAATTGGGATTGTAAATCGGAAGGATGGCCTATAGCCACAGTGCACGATGGGCAAGATGTAGGCTTGGACGATTACTATGATTTGGATAAACGAAAGAAACTTGAAGGAAGAGGTGGGAAGGGAGAATTTAGTTGTTCATCCCCACTTTGTGCTTGCTGCAAGGGGCCAAAAGGGATTTATGGCGGTGATCCTGACGACACGAATATCAACTTAACTGACACTAATTATTTAGAGTATGAACCAACGAGTGAGAGGAAAACTGAAGATAGAAACAACTATTCAATTAAAACAAGTTGCAACGATGACTTGGTTGGAGATCTCAAAGGTACCCCtgactttcaacctaaggctattGACAAAGATTACTACTCATATATACATGGAGACTACAAGCCAAAAGAGGATAAATTAGAGGATGGGGAAGGTATTGAACCCGATGCGGCAGCAGATGAAGGGGGAGGTGCTACATCAGATGAATTTTTGATGTTTGAAGGCGAAGATGTGTTTGAAGTATTTAATCTTAGAATTATACACAGAAAAAACAG GACCGGATTTGAGGAGAGCAAGGACCTGCCTATTGTTTTAAATAGCATTATCGCTGGAAGATACTATGTAACAGAATACCTTGGTTCAGCTGCATTCAGCAAAGTCATTCAGGCTCATGATATGCACACCGGAGTAGACGTTTGCTTGAAGATAATAAAGAATGACAAGGACTTCTTTGATCAGAGTTTAGATGAAATTAAGCTTCTCAAGTTTGTGAACAAGAATGACCCTTGTGATGAGCACCATATACTGCGACTATATGATTACTTCTACCATCAG GAGCACCTCTTTATTGTTTGTGAACTTCTCCGAGCAAATTTATATGAATTTCAGAAATACAACCGAGAATCTGATCTAGAGCCTTATTTTACAATGAGCAGGCTACAG ACCATAACACGACAGTGCTTGGAGGCACTTGTGTTTTTGCACAATTTGGGGATCATCCACTGTGATCTAAAGCCCGAAAATATTCTCATCAAAAGTTATCGAAGATGTGAGATAAAAGTTATTGATCTCGGAAGCAGTTGCTTTCAGTCAGATCCCTTGTCCTTATATGTACAGTCTCGTTCCTATAGAGCTCCTGAAGTCATCTTAGGCCTCTCTTATGACGCAAAAATTGATCTTTGGTCTCTTGGCTGCATCTTGGGAGAGTTGTGCTCTGGGGAG GTGCTTTTTCCAAATGAAGCAATTGTTATGTTGCTTGCACGTATGATTGGAATGCTTGGTCCTATAGATGTGGACATGTTACAAAGAGGACAGGAGACACACAAATATTTCACAAAGGATTATGACCTTTATCATATACACGAG GACACTGATCTACTTGAATACATAATCCCCGAGGAAACGTCATTGGAGCATCAGCTGCCAGTATCTGATCCATTGTTCCTCGACTTTGTCAGAAAGTTGCTTGAGATAAATCCTCAAAGTCGTCCTACGGCCAAAGAGGCCATAGGTCACCCTTGGCTTTCCCATCGGTACGAGTAG
- the LOC107777685 gene encoding uncharacterized protein LOC107777685 isoform X2 produces MAVSDIKQVLEFLKNYGFSESESALMEDIMEKSELGSFDYERFLFPMIPPPPPLKIPSARRLDDLISANINHSNSVSSDEEFVSLASSTTGFCSSEFTNPYGIRTTTALSSQASSDRLSQFGTARDYPDFDMQNDLFWYREKDEDFPMPPYFGSSDGLAGPSEDKFVMTEVSEKQDATSPNWDCKSEGWPIATVHDGQDVGLDDYYDLDKRKKLEGRGGKGEFSCSSPLCACCKGPKGIYGGDPDDTNINLTDTNYLEYEPTSERKTEDRNNYSIKTSCNDDLVGDLKGTPDFQPKAIDKDYYSYIHGDYKPKEDKLEDGEGIEPDAAADEGGGATSDEFLMFEGEDVFEVFNLRIIHRKNRTGFEESKDLPIVLNSIIAGRYYVTEYLGSAAFSKVIQAHDMHTGVDVCLKIIKNDKDFFDQSLDEIKLLKFVNKNDPCDEHHILRLYDYFYHQEHLFIVCELLRANLYEFQKYNRESDLEPYFTMSRLQTITRQCLEALVFLHNLGIIHCDLKPENILIKSYRRCEIKVIDLGSSCFQSDPLSLYVQSRSYRAPEVILGLSYDAKIDLWSLGCILGELCSGEVLFPNEAIVMLLARMIGMLGPIDVDMLQRGQETHKYFTKDYDLYHIHEDTDLLEYIIPEETSLEHQLPVSDPLFLDFVRKLLEINPQSRPTAKEAIGHPWLSHRY; encoded by the exons ATGGCTGTTTCTGACATTAAACAAGTATTGGAGTTCTTGAAAAATTATGGGTTTTCAGAATCAGAATCAGCTCTTATGGAGGATATTATGGAGAAATCTGAATTGGGTTCATTCGATTATGAAAGATTCTTGTTTCCTATGATTCCGCCGCCACCTCCTCTTAAGATTCCTTCTGCTCGGCGTCTTGATGACTTAATTTCTGCTAACATTAATCACTCGAACTCTGTTTCTTCTGATGAGGAATTTGTCAGCTTGGCTTCTTCTACTACTGGTTTTTGCTCCTCTG AATTTACAAATCCATATGGAATTCGTACTACAACCGCTCTCAGTTCTCAAGCATCATCGGATAGATTATCTCAGTTTGGTACTGCAAGAGATTACCCTGATTTTGATATGCAAAATGACCTGTTCTGGTACCGGGAGAAAGATGAAGATTTTCCCATGCCACCTTACTTCGGAAGCTCGGATGGTCTCGCGGGCCCTAGTGAGGACAAGTTTGTGATGACTGAAGTGTCCGAGAAACAGGACGCCACAAGTCCCAATTGGGATTGTAAATCGGAAGGATGGCCTATAGCCACAGTGCACGATGGGCAAGATGTAGGCTTGGACGATTACTATGATTTGGATAAACGAAAGAAACTTGAAGGAAGAGGTGGGAAGGGAGAATTTAGTTGTTCATCCCCACTTTGTGCTTGCTGCAAGGGGCCAAAAGGGATTTATGGCGGTGATCCTGACGACACGAATATCAACTTAACTGACACTAATTATTTAGAGTATGAACCAACGAGTGAGAGGAAAACTGAAGATAGAAACAACTATTCAATTAAAACAAGTTGCAACGATGACTTGGTTGGAGATCTCAAAGGTACCCCtgactttcaacctaaggctattGACAAAGATTACTACTCATATATACATGGAGACTACAAGCCAAAAGAGGATAAATTAGAGGATGGGGAAGGTATTGAACCCGATGCGGCAGCAGATGAAGGGGGAGGTGCTACATCAGATGAATTTTTGATGTTTGAAGGCGAAGATGTGTTTGAAGTATTTAATCTTAGAATTATACACAGAAAAAACAG GACCGGATTTGAGGAGAGCAAGGACCTGCCTATTGTTTTAAATAGCATTATCGCTGGAAGATACTATGTAACAGAATACCTTGGTTCAGCTGCATTCAGCAAAGTCATTCAGGCTCATGATATGCACACCGGAGTAGACGTTTGCTTGAAGATAATAAAGAATGACAAGGACTTCTTTGATCAGAGTTTAGATGAAATTAAGCTTCTCAAGTTTGTGAACAAGAATGACCCTTGTGATGAGCACCATATACTGCGACTATATGATTACTTCTACCATCAG GAGCACCTCTTTATTGTTTGTGAACTTCTCCGAGCAAATTTATATGAATTTCAGAAATACAACCGAGAATCTGATCTAGAGCCTTATTTTACAATGAGCAGGCTACAG ACCATAACACGACAGTGCTTGGAGGCACTTGTGTTTTTGCACAATTTGGGGATCATCCACTGTGATCTAAAGCCCGAAAATATTCTCATCAAAAGTTATCGAAGATGTGAGATAAAAGTTATTGATCTCGGAAGCAGTTGCTTTCAGTCAGATCCCTTGTCCTTATATGTACAGTCTCGTTCCTATAGAGCTCCTGAAGTCATCTTAGGCCTCTCTTATGACGCAAAAATTGATCTTTGGTCTCTTGGCTGCATCTTGGGAGAGTTGTGCTCTGGGGAG GTGCTTTTTCCAAATGAAGCAATTGTTATGTTGCTTGCACGTATGATTGGAATGCTTGGTCCTATAGATGTGGACATGTTACAAAGAGGACAGGAGACACACAAATATTTCACAAAGGATTATGACCTTTATCATATACACGAG GACACTGATCTACTTGAATACATAATCCCCGAGGAAACGTCATTGGAGCATCAGCTGCCAGTATCTGATCCATTGTTCCTCGACTTTGTCAGAAAGTTGCTTGAGATAAATCCTCAAAGTCGTCCTACGGCCAAAGAGGCCATAGGTCACCCTTGGCTTTCCCATCG ATATTGA
- the LOC107777685 gene encoding uncharacterized protein LOC107777685 isoform X3 produces MRNLSAWLLLLLVFAPLVYPVVSGAEFTNPYGIRTTTALSSQASSDRLSQFGTARDYPDFDMQNDLFWYREKDEDFPMPPYFGSSDGLAGPSEDKFVMTEVSEKQDATSPNWDCKSEGWPIATVHDGQDVGLDDYYDLDKRKKLEGRGGKGEFSCSSPLCACCKGPKGIYGGDPDDTNINLTDTNYLEYEPTSERKTEDRNNYSIKTSCNDDLVGDLKGTPDFQPKAIDKDYYSYIHGDYKPKEDKLEDGEGIEPDAAADEGGGATSDEFLMFEGEDVFEVFNLRIIHRKNRTGFEESKDLPIVLNSIIAGRYYVTEYLGSAAFSKVIQAHDMHTGVDVCLKIIKNDKDFFDQSLDEIKLLKFVNKNDPCDEHHILRLYDYFYHQEHLFIVCELLRANLYEFQKYNRESDLEPYFTMSRLQTITRQCLEALVFLHNLGIIHCDLKPENILIKSYRRCEIKVIDLGSSCFQSDPLSLYVQSRSYRAPEVILGLSYDAKIDLWSLGCILGELCSGEVLFPNEAIVMLLARMIGMLGPIDVDMLQRGQETHKYFTKDYDLYHIHEDTDLLEYIIPEETSLEHQLPVSDPLFLDFVRKLLEINPQSRPTAKEAIGHPWLSHRYE; encoded by the exons ATGAGGAATTTGTCAGCTTGGCTTCTTCTACTACTGGTTTTTGCTCCTCTG GTTTATCCTGTTGTCTCTGGTGCAGAATTTACAAATCCATATGGAATTCGTACTACAACCGCTCTCAGTTCTCAAGCATCATCGGATAGATTATCTCAGTTTGGTACTGCAAGAGATTACCCTGATTTTGATATGCAAAATGACCTGTTCTGGTACCGGGAGAAAGATGAAGATTTTCCCATGCCACCTTACTTCGGAAGCTCGGATGGTCTCGCGGGCCCTAGTGAGGACAAGTTTGTGATGACTGAAGTGTCCGAGAAACAGGACGCCACAAGTCCCAATTGGGATTGTAAATCGGAAGGATGGCCTATAGCCACAGTGCACGATGGGCAAGATGTAGGCTTGGACGATTACTATGATTTGGATAAACGAAAGAAACTTGAAGGAAGAGGTGGGAAGGGAGAATTTAGTTGTTCATCCCCACTTTGTGCTTGCTGCAAGGGGCCAAAAGGGATTTATGGCGGTGATCCTGACGACACGAATATCAACTTAACTGACACTAATTATTTAGAGTATGAACCAACGAGTGAGAGGAAAACTGAAGATAGAAACAACTATTCAATTAAAACAAGTTGCAACGATGACTTGGTTGGAGATCTCAAAGGTACCCCtgactttcaacctaaggctattGACAAAGATTACTACTCATATATACATGGAGACTACAAGCCAAAAGAGGATAAATTAGAGGATGGGGAAGGTATTGAACCCGATGCGGCAGCAGATGAAGGGGGAGGTGCTACATCAGATGAATTTTTGATGTTTGAAGGCGAAGATGTGTTTGAAGTATTTAATCTTAGAATTATACACAGAAAAAACAG GACCGGATTTGAGGAGAGCAAGGACCTGCCTATTGTTTTAAATAGCATTATCGCTGGAAGATACTATGTAACAGAATACCTTGGTTCAGCTGCATTCAGCAAAGTCATTCAGGCTCATGATATGCACACCGGAGTAGACGTTTGCTTGAAGATAATAAAGAATGACAAGGACTTCTTTGATCAGAGTTTAGATGAAATTAAGCTTCTCAAGTTTGTGAACAAGAATGACCCTTGTGATGAGCACCATATACTGCGACTATATGATTACTTCTACCATCAG GAGCACCTCTTTATTGTTTGTGAACTTCTCCGAGCAAATTTATATGAATTTCAGAAATACAACCGAGAATCTGATCTAGAGCCTTATTTTACAATGAGCAGGCTACAG ACCATAACACGACAGTGCTTGGAGGCACTTGTGTTTTTGCACAATTTGGGGATCATCCACTGTGATCTAAAGCCCGAAAATATTCTCATCAAAAGTTATCGAAGATGTGAGATAAAAGTTATTGATCTCGGAAGCAGTTGCTTTCAGTCAGATCCCTTGTCCTTATATGTACAGTCTCGTTCCTATAGAGCTCCTGAAGTCATCTTAGGCCTCTCTTATGACGCAAAAATTGATCTTTGGTCTCTTGGCTGCATCTTGGGAGAGTTGTGCTCTGGGGAG GTGCTTTTTCCAAATGAAGCAATTGTTATGTTGCTTGCACGTATGATTGGAATGCTTGGTCCTATAGATGTGGACATGTTACAAAGAGGACAGGAGACACACAAATATTTCACAAAGGATTATGACCTTTATCATATACACGAG GACACTGATCTACTTGAATACATAATCCCCGAGGAAACGTCATTGGAGCATCAGCTGCCAGTATCTGATCCATTGTTCCTCGACTTTGTCAGAAAGTTGCTTGAGATAAATCCTCAAAGTCGTCCTACGGCCAAAGAGGCCATAGGTCACCCTTGGCTTTCCCATCGGTACGAGTAG